TCCTCCAAGGAGGCCCCCGATCTGAAGATCGCCTATAATCCAATTTCCCAAGATGCTGAATCATCATTGTGGAATTGTAATATATAGACTTACATGTGAGGGAATATAGCAACAACTAAATCTCAACAAATCTACCAGctagaaaatcaaatattcaaaataacaGAAAATGAATCTGCAACTACTAAGCCGATGTGTCTTGCTCCTCTTGACTTCGTCTACTCTCCTTCTTTCTCTCCCGCGTTTGTTTCCCAATCAACCACCTGTCGGTCTCCCCTTTTGTAGACTCGCCATGTCGTATCAAGTATCTGCTAGCATTTCCGACTCATCAATGCCTTCATCTTCACTCATGGAATCCTCATTGGAGTCAAGACTCATAAATCTTTACTTATTCCAAATGTGTTGATGGAGTCATAGTCTGCGTTCTGTATTCCGTTGGTTGAGTCAGCCAGATTCCTCGTGGTTCTCTTAAGGTATGTCTTCTCTCTTGTCGTGTTGGTCACATATGCAGGTAGGTCTGTGGTGAGCCTTGATTGTTGTTACAAGTAATTCCATTTCTAACTATACCACGTTTGTCTTATCAATCTTTAATTTGCACTagttttcttgttcttcagaATCAATAgcagatttattttttgaatagcTTTTTTCATTTGATGACAGTGGTAACTCTTCATTAAAAACAATAGACAAAACTCAGCATTTTTATGTATGAAACACAACACACCTTTTCTAAGAATAAAAGTACCATATTCtttacaatttctttttttcaaccaaatttacatttcctttttgtcTATTTTAGGTTCCTTTTTTTGTCACAAAGAAAAGCAGCACCTACATCAGTGATGATATGCTAGTCACTACTTCCGGTGACCTGCCGACGCCATGAGGACAGCAACAGCAACCACGAACATAAACAACATGCCAACGAGAAGCACATACGTTCTCCTCGAAGATCTTCTGTACTCTCCAAACAGAATCATACCCCAGAACGTACTCACCAGGGGCAAAGCCTACATAGACGCAAACCAAAATGTGATCAGTATTATGTTTCAAGATCGAAACAGTAGAAGATGATGATCAACCGACCTGAACAGCATCTGCTGCTGCATAACCAGCAGCCTGGCCTCCCATGAACTGAAGGCCATTGCCAAATCCGCATAGAAGCCCAGCCAAAAGGGCCCAACCTCTGCCATCCCAGTCAGAAACATACGCTCTCAAGGACGACTTGGGCAAGTTCAAGATGGGGCGGTACAAGAAACTGATGTTGAGGATGACGGCTATGACGAAGCAGGATGATGAGAAGTAGAAGAATGCAGTGTACACACTCAGGTGGGGGACGCCGTCTCTCAGTGTATGCCACTGATCGTTTGTGGCGAGGTTGAAGGCCGGAGTGAAGAGGGAGAAGCATAGCCCCGCGAAGAAAGTTATTCCCAAACCTATGAATGTTCCCTTCCCAAAAACCTACACCACCAACATCATATTCAAATCTTGTTTTTTCTCCTTTCAAAATGAAAGCACTAAACAAACCTTGATTGCCCTTTTGTTCTCAAGATCTATGAGAAAATCTGCAGTGCCATACTTTGCTTTGTTGCTTCCATTCTCCAAATCTGTagattatatacaaaatatatgaatgaaagCACATaggaaaaaaatggatatgATTAGTTGATAACTATCTAAAAATTGATAACTGACaactatgtcaacaacctaTGTTATGAATTCAACACGAAGACATATATATGTCAACTAAAAGTAGTTGACATACGTATGTCTTTTGTTGATAGTACTTTTAGTTGACATACGTATGTCTTTTGTTGATAGTATACGTATGTAAACTATATTTAGTTGACATAGTAATGTCTTGGTGTTATATCTATAACATAGGTTGTTGAAATAATTGTCAGTTATCAATTTAAGATAATTGTCAACCTAACAGGACAGtaggaaaagaaatttatatttttatatgctCTTACCCTTGTTTCTTTCTATGGAAGTATGAGCATTCTTTTCACTGTAAAATGAGATTTGCATCAACAAACACAGACACCAACAATACAAAAGCTCGAAATGCCATCAAGAACTGAACGAGGAAAACGTACACAGCTGCAGCAAGCTTAGCTTTGTTATCAGCAGCATTGGAAGAATGAACAGCAGAGCCAAAACAAACAGCAATCAGAAAGCATCCAACGCCAGGGAAAAGAATCTCAGCCTTGTTGATTTTTCCGTCCAAGAAATAATTCAACGTCGTTCCTGGATGAACCAATATGGATCTGATTTAGAAAATACATCAACCTACTTATCACAAAACCCATACTACCTATGACAACGGTTATGCTGGACGATATAACCTCGGTGACTGACAAACCAACGAACGCCCAAGCATACTGCGTTGCCAGATTGCCAAGGCTCAGAACAATCCCACCAGCCATTGCAAACAACACACTAGGCCAATTATCCTGAAAGTAATCAACTTGTTTAGAATGCCATGCTCATATCTATTGCAAGATTCAGACAAAATGGATATAAGCTGACCTGAGATAGTTGGTCCAGGAAGTTTGGCTTTTGGTTGCCAATTTCACCAAATGTGAAGGCAATGATGATTGCAGCCAAGAGATTTGTGATTGTGTAATCAAGATAAGTGTGCTGAGGGAGGCGGCCTCGCCTCTCGAGGAGAGTTAACAACGCAGGCCATGTGCCCAAGAAGGATAGAGCTAGGAGCATGCAAGCTATCGCACCTCCTTTGCTCTCAACCAGATACATTTGCAACTGTGTAAATATGAATCTCTCTGATTCAAGAGATGGGAGGCTTAAATAATCCTATATTGAAAAAGGGAAGAACACAAATCAGATGGGATGAATCttgaaatgatgaaatttgtaTCATTGGACTAATGCAAAAGCAAACTGCAAAATAGTCAATGGATAAAAAGAAGACAATTATGCAACCATTACCATGATgaattagaattagaattagaaACCTAAAAAAGCACATGAATTTTCTCAAACTAGACCACAAAATCATTATGAAGAGTAGCAAATAATTGTATCTGTATCATATAAAAAGAGCAAAGAAAGAGATGCATCACCAACcactaaaataaatcaagccaaaaactgtttttttttcgCATTAACAGCTAATAGTTCTGcaaatcaaaacaagaaaactCTGCCCCACAAAATGGAACCCATGTTCTGTGTgtgaaaaaagatgagatttTTACTTTGGAGAAAACAATCTGTAAACAATCTTGACTTGAACATGTAGTGGAAAACTACAGAATGAAGAAGCTCTGGTCTATCAATGATAGAATCATTATTTTTGGAAGGCGTGAAGATCCGGGTATCTTTAAGATGGAATCTTGAAAATGAGATTGtaatagaaaaatagagtTGTATCACTATTGATTTGGTTCTTTGCAACTGGACATTAATATATGCCAGCAAATTTGGACTTCTATGGCATGTAGAATTAATATGAGTCAACCATATATAGTTACAGTCTTACAGAATATCTTATCTTGAAAACTGAAACCTTTCTTAGAAGGGAGCTGTTTTAGTAAATTTAccttttttaaacttttaaatctaccaatttatatttttgtgacaACTTCATCTGAATTAGTAATGTCATGTGCATTAGTGTTTTGTTACGATTATGCTAgacataatttaatagttttgattttaaaaattataaatttcagaCAAATCCTGATATGTACTACGAACTTtggaaataattttaaaaattgaaaatgtacAATTTTCTCTACCGgctcaaataaattttacatgAAATTACATTGTATTGAAATTCTAATTCTTGAATTTGGCTTTGGCTAATAAATGTctaataagataaaatatgccTTAGTAGATATGTCGGCTTGGAAATATGACCCTCTGTGATAAATTGATACCAGATTTAGAGTTTATGATTCTTAAGACCACTTAAAAATTCGATAGAAATATCATATTCACCCAAAGTTCAAGATTTTAAGAGCAAAGAGTGTTATCTATATCTATAAAGACCTCATCCTTTAAGTATGAGGTTatggatttgatttttatttatgtgaatGGAGCAAATTATTTGGCTAATCCCTTACTGCATAGAGTGCTGACTATTAGAACGAAGGTTTGTTCTCTAGTTGTTGGCAAGAGGgaaaaaaagagagttttgcaatttttaatcCCTTACTGCATAGAGTGCTGACTATTAGAACGAAGGTTTGTTCTCTAGTTGTTGGCAAGAGGGAAAAAAGAGagttttacaatttttcaTCCGATTGCACATTGATATCTTTGCaatttaatgataaaatattaattaatagtatatcaACTAACATTAAATGTGAACATATTAACtaaataggagtaatttttaaatttttcttttagtgtttgtttttatttcttttcccttTCCTCATTAAacatgtttgttttattttatgttcatATAGACTCCAAAGTGGAGTAAAAATTCATACTATATGTCGCCCAACCAAACCAATAACATTACttgatttgaaaaatattcataacGAACCGCAGGAGTCAAAACACGTGCTTTgataaatgtaaatttttcttttcctcaaCTTTGACTATGACAAATGGAAAATCtttagaaaattatatagtactatgtatTTATCGCCCAACCAATCCAATAAAATACGAAcctgtcaattttttttaaagtttgtgtTCAATAAGCAACCATTATCAATTAATCACGCAAGTTATGTGTGAATTCATGCTACTGATTTCGACGATTGATGGTGAAATATGATCTATCAGTATTAATATCAAAAGTTCTAAACACTATGGAcgttcactgaaatgaaattaaatcagctttatttttagtcacaaattttttttttcttacatcAGTACTATTGTTTATTTTAGGCGGTACTCTTGAAATAAGGTATGCCTAATTCCaatcacaatttattttaccaatttttattgtttgacATATTActaagtgtttttttttatttttaaatcataaaacaaataaaattgcaaaaaaaagagagaagaaaataacaTAGATTGAAAACGCTATAAAGGATATTACATCAACATAGAGGTCATCGCCTTCTTTTGGGATTCCAAGTTGTTTCATAGTTGGGATCTCGTCCCATTGAAAGATGAGACAAAGGCATTTAGAGTTGTTGGGTCATGAGAATCATTGGCTAATCATCAGGATCCTACGTTGTAATTTTTACTGAACACCACTGCCCAAAGTATTAGGATTCTTTGATTACACAAAGCTTGCACTTTTTGATAAACAAAGTAGTAGATAaccaatatcgtatgctcaatatTATGTCAATAATGATTAATAAGAAATAGTAACAATTATCGAGACCTTGTCTTTTAGTAAATATTCATGAAAGACTAATTGCAtttaggggtggcaaatcgtgcgtgttgtgtcgtttttgtgtcgacacgataacgacatgacacgataacaacaaacacgaacacgacccgttaagaaaactaCAAACACGAACATGACCCGCTAcctattagaaatgggccactcaccccttaaaaggcctcataaaggggagggttatccacacttatatagagaagctaggatcatcaccaagccgatgtgggacaatgatttggagaatttaacacgccccctcacgtgtgggccggaatgacacatcggacttccatcacgtgggtaggcaagagaagagataaagagataaaccatcatcgacttgggccctgctctgataccatattagaaatgagccactcaccccttaaaaggcctcataagggggagggttatccacacttatatagattagattggatcatcaccaagtcgatgtgggacagaattgagagaatttaacacgccccctcacgtgtgggccggaaaggacatcggtcttccatcacgtgggtaggcaatgcaagagataagagagaaccatcatcgatgtgggccggaaaggacatcggtcttccactAATGAGGTAgataagaaataaagagaaatccatcatcgacttgggcccgctctgatatcatattagaaatgggtcactcaccccttaaaaggcctcataagggggagggttatccacacttatatagagaagctaggatcatcaccaagccgatgtgggacaatgaTTTGGAGAATTTAACACTACCCttagacacgaacacgacccgaacacgacacgaacccattaacgacacgaaccacttcgggtcaacacgacacgataacaacacatatatgacTCGACACAATAACgatactataataaaaatattataatatattaatattatttataatattaaattttaaattttaattataaaattttaaaataaagaataaaataataatattataatatattaatattatttcttaacgtgtaacacgaacacgacacgaagtTTTCGTGTCGTTAACAtgtcgacacgataagaaCACGAACCCAATTAGCTTTGACACATACCCATTATTTTCGTGCGGGTTCGTGTCGTGCCAAAAATTATCAGCCCTAATTGCATTGTTAGATCCATTTAGTGTTATACCACAATAGTGTCACTAGTTTCTTAAGGTAAGAAAACTTACACACACTGACACTGAAACCTTTCACAATTAGGTAGCCAATGTGATAGGCTTCGAATCCTATCTTAGGAGTTTGAGCACCTGTTTTGCGAATGAAAATAATGAACAGAACAAAAGCGGCAAAAGAGAGTAGGGTTTTTCACGAGAAAagagtttttatttcttattctcGATGATTTTGACTCTCTAATGGATCCTATAATATATAGGATCGCAACCCTGCTTGATTCGACTTTACGATTCgagaaagaatcaagaagaaaacccgaaaagattaaataaaataactctaAACAATAGAATGTCTTAATATGGAAAAAATGTAactaattaaccaaaaaaaggATTCATTCCAAACTTCATGGAGATATGAAATCTCTCTACTTCGCTGGTCTGGACCTCACTCTTTGTGGCCTCTCCTTCCTTGCCGTTTCGCGCTTCCTTCCTCTGCTCTTGCATCCCTTGTCTTCCACGTCGTTCACGGTTTGGCTCGGTCCTGGTTCGTTGGTCTGAATGTCTGCTGTCTCGGGGTCTCTATCAACTCCCTTCCCGTTAAGAACGATCTTGCCCCCAAGGTCCAAAGTAGGAAAGTGCTGCAACAACTTCTCCTTCGACTCCCAAGTCCGGTTGGCGGGATCCGATGCCCAACTGACGAGCCATTGGCACTGAGGAAGGCCCTCGACAATCACTACACGCTCCTCCAATGCGCTTACCGGTACATCGATAGGCCGACTCTGCACAAAATCCGACGATAGTTGCTGCGATGTGGACTCTGACAGTGGCTGAACAAATGGTTTCAACAATGAGACATGAAATACATTGTGAATGCGGCTTCCAATTGGTAACTGCAGCCTATAAGCGACTGCCCCGATCCTTTCAACAATCTCATAAGGACCATAATATCTCTTGCCTAACTTCGTCGAAATCGGTCGATCGACCGAAACCTGGCGATAAGGTTGGAGACGAAGTAACACCTTATCACCAACTGCAAACTCGACATGACGGCGTCGTTTATTAGCTGCATCTGCCATTCTCCGTTGAGTAGCCTCAAGATTGGCCTTCAAAACCCGAAGCAAGGCTGTTCGGTCACCCAAGTTGGCAGCCACAACTGCGTTATTCGCCGGGGTGGCTGGGGTATGAAATATATTTGGTGGATCTCTGCCATAAAGAGCACGAAAAGGGGACATCCCAATACTCACGTTGATACTGCAATTCATTGCCAATTCAGCCCATGGAAGAAATTCAAACCACCTACCTGGCTGCTCATACATAAAGGCCCGCAAATACTGTTCGAGTCCTCTATTTGTCACTTCCGATTGGCTATCCGTCTGCGGATGATAAGCTGTTGTAAATTGCAGCTTCGTTCCACTCAAGGCCAACAACTCACTCCAAAAATCGCTCATAAAAATAGCGTCCCGATCAGAAAGCAATTTCTCCGGAAAGCCATGGAGCTTAACCACAGTGTTAACAAATATGGCGGCAACCTTCTTTGCATCAAAACCCGGTTTCCGTGCTCCAAAGTGGGCGTATTTGGAGAGGCGATCCACGACCACCATAATTGCCGTGTACCCATGCGACGGAGGGAGACCAACAATGAGATCCATGGATGCCGCCGACCATACAGAGTCCGGAATGGGCAATGGTTGAAGAAGCCTAGATGGCTTATCCGTCATATACTTCGTTGCCTGACACACCGAACATGCCGCGATGAACCAACGTACATCTGTCTTCATGCCCGGCTAGAAAAAGGATGCAGAGACGCGGGCGACGAAAGTCCTCCTATCACCAGGATGACCCGCCATCTTGGAGTTGTGAGCGTCTGCAAGGATATCTGGAATCGCGGAGGAGTCTCGGCTGAGATATAGCCTATGTTTAAAGAACAAGAGACCGTCGACGACGGAAACATGAGCTGGGGCAGCCCCTACAACGACCTCCCTCCATGTGCAGCGAGATTAAACCAGGCAACTCTCTATTTTTGCCGCGGATTATCTCCAACATCGCCGGTACCGGACGAGCGAAAAGAGCCAGAAGTTGCGGTGCCTCATCGCACGTTCCATGCTCAATTCGTGACAGGGCATCAACAACTTGGTTCGAGCCCCCAGATTTGTACTCGATCTTGAACTTGAATCCCATGAGTTTTTTGATGTAAAATTGTTGATCAGGAGTATGAACTATTTGTGACAGTAAATCCTTCAAACTGCGCTGATCACTACAAATAATAAACTCCCTTCCCAACAAATATTGGTGCCAGTTCTGCATCATTTCAACGATGGCATAAAGCTCCTTATGATATGTGGACGCCACTCGTCGCTTAGGACCGAGTTTCTTGCTAAAGAAGGGCTGGGGTTGACTATTCTGAAGCAACACAACCCCAATCCCAAAGTCCGACGCATCTGTTTCAATGGTGAATGGAATATCGAAATCTGGCAGGCGAAGTACCGGTGCTTCAGTCATTGCTCGTTTCAACTCTGCGAAACTGGTGTCAGCTGCAGGAGTCCAAATAAAGGACTCCTTTTTCAGGAGATCGGTGAGGGGTGATGCAATGGTAGAATAATTCCTCACAAACCTCCTATAATACCCAGTCAAGCCAAGAAACTCACGCAATTGCTTAATTGTAACCGGTGTTGGCCATGCCGTCATTGCCTCTATCTTGGAGGGGTCCGCGCGTAGTTCACCAACCGATATAATATGTCCCAAATAATCAATAGTATTCACCCCGAATGAGCACTTAGATGGTTTGACATAGAAACATTTAATTCGCAGAATATGCAAAACTTGTTCTAGATGTGTAACATGATCAGTCATGAGGTACTGTAGACAagaatatc
The genomic region above belongs to Salvia hispanica cultivar TCC Black 2014 chromosome 3, UniMelb_Shisp_WGS_1.0, whole genome shotgun sequence and contains:
- the LOC125211160 gene encoding ureide permease 1-like; translation: MDYLSLPSLESERFIFTQLQMYLVESKGGAIACMLLALSFLGTWPALLTLLERRGRLPQHTYLDYTITNLLAAIIIAFTFGEIGNQKPNFLDQLSQDNWPSVLFAMAGGIVLSLGNLATQYAWAFVGLSVTEVISSSITVVIGTTLNYFLDGKINKAEILFPGVGCFLIAVCFGSAVHSSNAADNKAKLAAAVEKNAHTSIERNKDLENGSNKAKYGTADFLIDLENKRAIKVFGKGTFIGLGITFFAGLCFSLFTPAFNLATNDQWHTLRDGVPHLSVYTAFFYFSSSCFVIAVILNISFLYRPILNLPKSSLRAYVSDWDGRGWALLAGLLCGFGNGLQFMGGQAAGYAAADAVQALPLVSTFWGMILFGEYRRSSRRTYVLLVGMLFMFVVAVAVLMASAGHRK